The Montipora capricornis isolate CH-2021 chromosome 1, ASM3666992v2, whole genome shotgun sequence genome contains a region encoding:
- the LOC138049096 gene encoding uncharacterized protein, translating into MVLCMIVGCGSKSGRDKGLYFARVPSVLANQGEEAQELSKEIRSRWISAISRDDLTEEILENDRVCEKHFVSGRAAKSWDKYNIDWVPTLLLGHKKATDRAHHTEAAAKRSERARERELVKKPAFEKRERELELERAAKRQKLDEPGEQVSNLSFEGNESKEKKTTVEAGTQTEEFEYLFSSLNIDRKPFDRWEFVQNEEKVKFYTGLPSFDILHNVLEHVSPFVAYKSQNLTTFQEFIMTLIKLKLDAPHQDLSYRFNVTLSTVSRIFSAWMVALDVRLAPLINWPEREDLWRTMPQCFKYSFGNKTTVIIDCFEVLINRPSNLLARAQTWSSYKHHNTVKVLIGITPQGTISYVSQAWGGRTSDKFLTENCGILNKLLPGDLVLADRGFTIAESVMFQQAQLAIPAFTKGKDQLDPVDVEKTRGIANVRIHVERVIGLLRRKYSILSGILSIDFLISNPNGSQEEATPMIDRILNVSAALVNLCPGIVPFD; encoded by the coding sequence ATGGTTTTGTGTATGATCGTTGGCTGTGGCAGCAAAAGTGGACGAGATAAAGGGTTATATTTCGCAAGGGTGCCTTCTGTGCTCGCAAATCAAGGCGAAGAGGCACAAGAACTATCCAAAGAAATAAGATCGCGCTGGATTTCAGCGATAAGCCGTGACGACCTCACCGAAGAGATCTTAGAAAACGATCGTGTGTGCGAAAAGCATTTTGTTTCAGGAAGAGCAGCTAAGAGCTGGGATAAATATAATATTGACTGGGTTCCGACATTGCTTTTGGGACACAAAAAAGCTACTGATCGAGCACACCATACAGAAGCGGCGGCAAAACGAAGCGAGAGAGCGAGGGAACGTGAACTTGTGAAGAAGCCGGCTTTTGAAAAGAGAGAACGAGAGCTAGAACTAGAGCGAGCGGCAAAGAGACAGAAACTTGACGAGCCCGGTGAACAAGTTTCGAACCTTAGCTTTGAAGGAAATGagagcaaagagaaaaaaacaacagttgAAGCTGGCACACAAACTGAAGAGTTTGAATATTTATTCAGCTCTCTAAACATTGACCGGAAACCATTTGATCGGTGGGAGTTTGTACAAAACGaagaaaaagttaaattttaCACTGGATTGCCTTCCTTCGATATCCTGCATAATGTTCTCGAGCATGTTTCTCCGTTTGTTGCATACAAGTCCCAGAATCTGACCACATTTCAAGAATTTATCATGACTTTGATAAAACTTAAACTTGACGCACCACATCAAGATCTTTCATATCGCTTCAATGTCACCCTTTCTACAGTTTCAAGGATTTTTTCAGCCTGGATGGTAGCGCTAGATGTCCGACTGGCCCCACTAATCAACTGGCCTGAACGTGAGGATTTATGGCGAACAATGCCACAGtgttttaaatattcatttggaaacaaaacaacGGTGATTATTGATTGTTTTGAAGTACttattaataggccatcaaatCTGCTTGCAAGAGCACAGACATGGTCGTCATACAAACATCATAACACTGTTAAGGTGCTGATTGGGATAACTCCTCAAGGCACAATCTCCTACGTTTCCCAAGCTTGGGGAGGACGAACATCAGATAAATTTTTAACTGAGAACTGCggaattttgaataaattgttGCCTGGGGATCTGGTCTTGGCTGACCGTGGTTTCACTATTGCGGAGAGTGTAATGTTTCAGCAAGCACAACTAGCCATCCCTGCTTTCACGAAGGGGAAAGACCAGCTTGACCCTGTGGATGTCGAAAAAACTAGGGGGATCGCAAATGTTCGCATTCATGTTGAAAGGGTTATTGGTCTCCTTCGCCGGAAGTACTCAATATTGTCTGGAATTCTGTCAATTGACTTCTTAATTTCCAACCCTAATGGCTCACAGGAAGAAGCAACACCAATGATTGACAGAATTCTTAATGTATCTGCAGCTCTTGTTAATTTGTGCCCAGGCATTGTACCATTTGACTAA